The Nicotiana tomentosiformis chromosome 2, ASM39032v3, whole genome shotgun sequence genome includes the window tatttcatttccgctttgtaaactctattcttagaagctcatgatctgtactaccagttcttggggaatgtataagattcaaataatatttttatttaattgcttaatttattgttattggaattggttagtggttaactggcgttgggttaggtgtcatcactaCTAGTTGGATTTTCGATcgtgacaaaattgatcatttgtgtaacttttaatgatgtccttttattttaaattcatgtattatgttaatgtaataatatttttcggcatttagatgattgttgcattattatacataaaaattctcttattaattaaattttattgttccttcatataaataaatatttaaatcaccGCGTGTCATTATTAatgtgcaacgcacgttcatagatactagtataaATAAAAGAGAACTGAGAGAGTTATATGAGTTTAATAATGGGtgataatctcattcccgagcgtAAACAAAACAAATcctactccctccggtccacaataagtgaccaatttgcttttttattttggtccaaaataagtgtccatttatataatcaagaaaaaaattaatttatttttccaaaattacCCTTATGTACGTATCCCTAAAAAGTCTTTTACTCCTCACATTAACTATGCTGTAATATTTAATTAAGGGTAGTTTAGTCACACTAActatttttgtctaaaattttgtATTTTCTTAATTGGTGTGCCCGAAATAAATTGGTCACTTATTGCGGACCGGAGGGAGTATTGCACATCGTAAATTAGTGTATTTAGGAAAGACATGACAACACTATTAAAAACCGTCTCACATATAGCTGACACTGTTAAGTttgatgacattggaaataaagCCGTCATGATCATAGTCTTAAAATATTTAAAGATGatctaattaaaataaataatcaagCGCGTCGGCTGAGTATGTAAAGAAACATCTAAAAGTTTTTATTTATTCTCCCATCTTATATTTTCTTTCGTTTTCAAAATCGTTGTcacttttgttttaatatttcaAATAAAATCAGCATCCATAACCTGTCAATTGCTCCACCCTACCCGCACAAATTAAACCACAGTAGCCTCTAATAATGATGAAATAAAAATGCGACAACAAAACCTTCTctcttatatatttttattttaagcaACCTTCACCTTTATCAACACACTCTTCTTCGTctacttcttcatcttcttcttaaaCGTCTGTCAATGGCATGTTATACAACAATAATCACGGTATTTTTGGTCCTGAACTTAGTTCAAGGTGCACCTCAAGTGCcttgttatttcatttttggggACTCGTTACTTGATAATGGCAACAACAATGACCTTAACACAGCAGCAAGAGCTAATTATCTACCTTATGGAGTTGACTTCCCCGACGGTCCAACTGGTCGATTCACCAATGGCCGCAATATGGCAGATTTCCTAGGTGATCTTAACTCTCTCCCTTTTCTGATCCCTCCAAGTCCAAGATTTTCATTTTTTGCGGTAAAATATGCGACCATCGATCTCATCTGAAATTTTTAATCGGAAAAAATTAAAGtacacttttatttacttaatcaTATATTCATCGCACATCTTTTAGAGTATAATATTCAACATACATTTTCATGTGCATAAGCTGGCTTGATTCTTTTCAACGAGGAACTGTGAGGTCATGACCTCTATACCatattgaagtgtttggccaTCCTATCTAGAAGTCTAAAGTAGCTGTTACTTCCCCGTATTTTTTATTTCTAACCTGCAAAGCATATTGTTTTGTTATTAGTCTTGTTTAATTTATGCTTCAGTTTTGAATTTGTCATATCCATAAATTTATCTCATTCAATTGTAGGGGAACACCTTGGTTTTGATAACTACATTCCACCTTATGCTAGTGCAACGGGTGATGAGATCTTGCAAGGTGTGAATTATGCATCTGGTTCAGCTGGAATTCGCAACGATACAGGAAATCACCTTGTAAGTATATAGAATGGGATATTTGCGACCCATTCCATCCAAGTATGCAATAATGTCTTCTCTTTTCTTTGCTATTAACATTTAAGTTAGCAATATATCTTGCAGAACAAGAAATTTTATCTTCTTGTTCAATGTGAATGGTGATACATATTCATGGAGCTAGAATTCTGATATAAATTCTTGATTGTTGTATAAATTAGAGTAATCATGCTAGCAAAAGCGGGGGAGAAAAAATTCACCAACGAAAATGaatctttttttaatttcttactgTAGCAATTTTCAAAGATTGAAACCACGTGCGAGCACAAAATTTGGCAAGGGCCCAATCACatcaaaatatttaatattttgcaTTATTGAGGATAGAAAGTGAATTTCAGGttgttgatttttgagtaaaaccTAAAAAGGTAGACAGATGTATTctccaaaaatgaaaaagaaaaagaaaaagaaaagggagAGAGATATATAAAATATAGAATAGGTTTAGGTAACAAGTTGTTTTCACGCGTCATATCTTAAAGAGGCAAAGCGTTTTCACTCAATCTTTTTGAAAGATTTGTCATAAACATGTGTTAATTTTGACAAACAGAAAGCAGCACTTATTTATTTTGTATTTGATACTTACAGAAAAGCGTATTAATTTTCAGGGCTATCGGATTTACTTGGGCAGGCAATTGGAGAATCATAAAGTCACAATATCCCGAATAGCTGATTTACTTGGGAATACAACCTCAGCCAAAAACCACTTGAATAAGTGCCTCTTCATTGTGGGAATAGGCAGCAATGACTACATCAACAATTTTCTAATGCCAGATATCTATCCAACAAGTCATTTGTACACACCAAGTCAATACGCAACAGTCTTGATAGAACAGTACTCCCAACAGCTAAAGGTTCGAATTAAACTTTTTTTTATTACATACACTTACATTTCTATTTTAATTATGAAAAATGAGAATACTTGCATGGCTGATGTTGGAATTTTGTTGGTAGTAGGATTTGTATGAAGATGGAGCAAGGAAAATCACCCTATTTGGACTGCCCCAAATAGGTTGCATTCCAGATGAGTTGAAAAAACACAGCACACTTTTATGTGTTGATTCAACAAATGAGGCAGTTCAATTATTCAACCAAAACCTTAAAGCTCTTGTTGACGATCTTAATACCAATTTACCGGACGCACAATTCATATACATAAACATGTATAGCATTTCATCCGCAATTGGTATGTTAAACattagttatataaatatatactttcCCTTTCTTATACAAAAAAAATCTTGTCacgttttatttattttttttcttcttttttcagcTATAACTCTTTTGAATTATCCATGCTGCCAAGTTTCGAAGATCATGCCTGAAGGGCAATGTATTCCAGGAAAAGCTCCATGCCTTATTAGGCCTACACATCTCTTTTTTGATAATTTCCATCCCACTGAAATTGCCAATTCGATCGCTACAAATAGAGCTTACAATGCTCTTCTATCCTCTGATGCTTATCCTATGGACATTCGTCACTTGGTCACGGGCAACAAATTGTATTATGATCAGTAACTTTCGCGTATTTCACAATTTTCATGCATATTTGTAATAATCGCTTATGCTATAGAATAAGAATTTAAATCCAGTGTATCTTTTTGGATTGGATTAAAATTGTTCATGTTCCAGATTGGTCTCTTTGAAATTATATATGGACGTTTCAGTCTTTTTCTATAGGTATTTACAAAAACAATTACACGAGGGGAGGAACGAAACCAACTCGTACTTATTGTGCAGAAAACTCACACATCGATACACTAGTATTTCACGGTTCCACCAATCAAAAATAAAGATCCCCTATTTTGGCCGCCTACAGCTTTGACGCCCCAAAATTTCACCACAGACGTCGTggtggcacctaatctctaagactaggtaagccgatttccattacatttggaatccatttttatttttttttatttgaatatgaattgaataagtaatcaaaaccaacaacggaacaaatatgaatataacaacctcccaagactggtagtactgagtcacgaactctaactgaatacatgaaatgatctcaaggatcaaatactcaatattgtttgaataataaataacagtacaataatatggaaagactccaaggagctgcgacgaccaagcagctctaccttgaatccttgcgatcccactctaactatgttcgagtctgatagctccaatacccgactatgcacaaaaatgtgcagaagtgtagtatgagtacccagtaagtatcaagactaaccacagtggagtagagacgaggtacaatcaagaaactcactagtccaataacctgtgcaatatagtatacaaaatactaggaaataaataacaataagggcaacacaaatcaaccagtgatatccCTGGCATGGCAGCAAGAACACTATTAATATtgctcaataaataataaatacaagtacgcCCAATTAAATCAacttcttcaaataaatatctttcacatataattcttccaaataactctctttcaaatataattttctcaaataaatatctttcaaatataattctttcaataaatctttttcaaatataacttccccaagtaaatatctttcgaatataagtcaccgtgtgacacctcatttcaaaatcataaagtaCAGGTCTCAGcctaatttcatattttttgtaaacaaGGGTCTCAACCCtctttcatatttttacggcacttcgtgcccataattaaatctttatatttttccggcacctcgtgcccatttttttcatctcaactgcacggacaattcacgtgccaatatcatcattatttacccacggcaccttgtgcccatatttcttttcacaatccgtctggcaatagccacaggctcccaatttcaacataattcagtttgttatcaatttaccaacaacaagacaaattgcacaagacataaaaataaacacaaggaataccccaacatcacatgaaaattaccaatacaataactccacatc containing:
- the LOC104088553 gene encoding GDSL esterase/lipase At1g29670-like, producing the protein MACYTTIITVFLVLNLVQGAPQVPCYFIFGDSLLDNGNNNDLNTAARANYLPYGVDFPDGPTGRFTNGRNMADFLGEHLGFDNYIPPYASATGDEILQGVNYASGSAGIRNDTGNHLGYRIYLGRQLENHKVTISRIADLLGNTTSAKNHLNKCLFIVGIGSNDYINNFLMPDIYPTSHLYTPSQYATVLIEQYSQQLKDLYEDGARKITLFGLPQIGCIPDELKKHSTLLCVDSTNEAVQLFNQNLKALVDDLNTNLPDAQFIYINMYSISSAIAITLLNYPCCQVSKIMPEGQCIPGKAPCLIRPTHLFFDNFHPTEIANSIATNRAYNALLSSDAYPMDIRHLVTGNKLYYDQ